From the Bacillus sp. SM2101 genome, one window contains:
- a CDS encoding YolD-like family protein has product MKDRGIMKWMPAFIQPEHMKMMIEAKADYYKVQKPVLDEHEIEEINNTIQESMVFTQEVTVTYFEDGAFKPCMGHIHFVDQLNKHIRVMDKFEEIHRIKFEDIINVQII; this is encoded by the coding sequence TTGAAGGACAGAGGAATAATGAAATGGATGCCAGCATTTATACAACCTGAACATATGAAGATGATGATAGAAGCAAAGGCTGACTATTATAAGGTGCAAAAGCCTGTATTAGATGAGCATGAAATAGAGGAAATTAACAATACAATCCAAGAGTCTATGGTGTTTACACAAGAAGTGACTGTAACGTATTTTGAAGATGGAGCTTTTAAACCATGCATGGGACATATTCATTTTGTAGATCAACTCAACAAACATATTAGAGTAATGGATAAATTTGAGGAAATACACAGGATTAAATTTGAGGATATTATTAACGTACAAATTATATAA
- a CDS encoding IS3 family transposase: GRQYESLEELTRELHDYVHWFNHIRIHSTLGYTSPIEYKNKHLKKIV; the protein is encoded by the coding sequence AGGGAGGCAGTATGAAAGTTTAGAAGAATTAACACGAGAACTCCATGACTACGTGCATTGGTTTAACCATATTCGTATTCATAGCACACTAGGTTATACAAGTCCTATTGAGTACAAAAATAAACACCTTAAGAAAATTGTCTAG